In the Flavisolibacter tropicus genome, one interval contains:
- the yidD gene encoding membrane protein insertion efficiency factor YidD, giving the protein MHDVKKLTQLLALPFIFLIRFYQKVISPFLGPQCRYTPTCSQYGLEAFKKYGLFKGFWLTIKRIGRCHPWGGSGYDPVP; this is encoded by the coding sequence ATGCACGACGTGAAAAAGCTGACTCAACTATTGGCCCTGCCATTCATCTTTCTGATTCGCTTTTACCAAAAAGTGATCTCTCCCTTTCTGGGACCGCAGTGTCGCTATACGCCCACCTGCTCGCAATACGGATTAGAAGCCTTTAAGAAGTATGGTTTGTTCAAGGGTTTCTGGCTTACTATCAAGCGCATTGGCCGTTGTCATCCCTGGGGTGGTAGTGGGTATGATCCGGTGCCGTAA
- a CDS encoding superoxide dismutase: MAFTLPPLPYAPDALEPHIDTQTMQIHHGKHHQAYVDNLNKAIAGTEHENKSLEELVANAGSISPAVRNNGGGHWNHSFFWEILAPNAGGQPTGRLADAINQAFGSFDAFKEKLNAAGTTRFGSGWAWLIVRNGALEVTSTPNQDNPLMDVAEVKGTPILGVDVWEHAYYLKYQNRRPEYLNAFWNVINWNKVSERFENASK, encoded by the coding sequence ATGGCATTTACACTTCCTCCTTTGCCCTACGCACCCGATGCGCTAGAGCCGCATATTGATACGCAAACCATGCAAATTCACCATGGTAAGCACCACCAGGCATATGTAGACAACTTAAATAAAGCCATTGCAGGCACTGAACATGAGAATAAAAGCTTGGAAGAACTGGTTGCCAATGCAGGTAGCATTTCTCCAGCCGTACGCAATAACGGTGGCGGCCACTGGAACCACTCTTTCTTTTGGGAGATCTTAGCACCTAATGCTGGTGGACAGCCAACTGGCCGTTTAGCTGATGCTATCAACCAGGCCTTTGGTTCTTTCGATGCGTTTAAAGAAAAGTTGAATGCAGCAGGTACTACCCGCTTTGGTAGCGGCTGGGCATGGTTGATTGTTAGAAACGGTGCACTGGAAGTAACGTCTACCCCTAACCAGGACAACCCACTGATGGATGTAGCTGAAGTAAAAGGCACGCCAATCTTAGGTGTTGACGTATGGGAGCATGCTTACTACCTAAAATATCAAAACCGCCGTCCTGAATACTTGAATGCTTTCTGGAACGTGATCAACTGGAACAAGGTGAGCGAGCGTTTTGAAAATGCGAGCAAGTAA